One segment of uncultured Desulfovibrio sp. DNA contains the following:
- a CDS encoding glucokinase yields the protein MTCLASIDLGGTHCRLARFGLSGGELCLESCVTCPTAAVKDTADLLHRWSAAQGCGLEAVDALVVAAAGPVREDGVVALSNAGLRLDLRQAGQRYGLRRSLLVNDFLAEACAALTPVGRSARHVCGPCQPPPAEQAQARPVAVIGAGTGLGTAWLLPEAGGGWCPVPAEAGHTLFAFVGQEEADFAAFAAAQLGRAALSGDDVVSGRGLAVLHQYLTGEALTPAQAAVAGLSRECRTLRWYARFLGRVCAHWALSTLCYGGLYLTGGMVRRNPLLVSHAAFARAFALAPSLDVLEHIPVRAYTDAGSALWGAAWLGAGLLRA from the coding sequence ATGACCTGTCTGGCAAGCATTGATCTGGGAGGAACGCACTGCCGGCTGGCCCGTTTCGGCCTGAGCGGCGGGGAGCTGTGTCTGGAATCCTGCGTCACCTGCCCTACGGCGGCCGTCAAGGATACGGCTGATTTGCTGCACCGCTGGTCAGCGGCCCAGGGCTGCGGGCTGGAGGCGGTGGATGCCCTGGTGGTGGCGGCGGCCGGCCCGGTGCGGGAAGACGGCGTGGTAGCCCTGAGCAATGCGGGCCTGCGTCTGGACCTGCGGCAGGCCGGGCAGCGCTATGGCCTGCGGCGCAGTCTGCTGGTCAACGACTTTCTGGCCGAGGCCTGTGCCGCGCTGACGCCGGTGGGCCGGAGCGCCCGGCATGTGTGCGGGCCGTGCCAGCCGCCGCCGGCGGAACAGGCGCAGGCCCGGCCGGTGGCGGTCATCGGTGCCGGTACCGGTCTGGGAACGGCCTGGCTGCTGCCGGAGGCCGGGGGCGGCTGGTGTCCTGTTCCCGCCGAGGCCGGGCACACGCTCTTTGCCTTTGTGGGGCAGGAGGAAGCGGACTTTGCCGCCTTTGCCGCCGCGCAGCTGGGCAGGGCAGCACTGTCCGGCGATGATGTGGTAAGCGGTCGTGGTCTGGCCGTGCTGCACCAGTATCTGACGGGCGAGGCCCTGACACCGGCACAGGCCGCCGTGGCCGGCCTTTCCCGTGAGTGCCGGACCCTGCGCTGGTATGCCCGCTTTCTGGGGCGGGTCTGTGCGCACTGGGCCTTGTCCACGCTCTGCTATGGCGGCCTCTATCTGACCGGCGGCATGGTGCGGCGTAATCCGCTACTGGTGTCACACGCGGCCTTTGCCCGGGCCTTTGCCCTGGCGCCTTCCCTTGACGTGCTGGAGCATATCCCCGTGCGTGCCTATACGGATGCCGGCAGTGCCCTGTGGGGCGCGGCCTGGCTGGGGGCCGGTCTGCTGCGAGCGTGA
- a CDS encoding GNAT family N-acetyltransferase, with protein MTEPTAPNLAHPQWTWLARNSGQIDPFCCQPVWQLTFHHIFLPGLPLYIHEEDGAVTAFCEEEVAPGWRQWMPLEPSWFFGCPLLGEQATDLLARHLQAAARRHAGTTPLVIVSGLRPDGDAQQRLLRHFGRDFRCYLLQEQAECAASLEGGVDGYLSRRSANHRSKLRRACRRAREKGIVFERHAPATPDEAARLYARMLAVEERSWKGLGHCGMNEAPARQFYELLIRRLAETGDARVILARHEDHDIGFIFGGLAGTVYRGQQFSYDAQWAHDSIGNVLQLEAIAWLCEEGILRYDMGPLTGERMGYKAHWTELVLPSRAVLLRQR; from the coding sequence ATGACCGAACCCACCGCCCCCAACCTCGCCCATCCGCAATGGACATGGCTGGCCCGCAACAGTGGACAAATCGATCCCTTCTGCTGTCAGCCCGTATGGCAGCTGACCTTTCACCACATCTTCCTGCCCGGCCTGCCCCTGTATATCCATGAAGAGGATGGAGCCGTCACCGCCTTCTGCGAGGAAGAGGTGGCGCCGGGCTGGCGGCAGTGGATGCCCCTTGAACCGTCATGGTTCTTCGGCTGTCCCCTGCTGGGCGAGCAGGCCACGGACCTGCTGGCACGGCACCTCCAGGCTGCCGCCCGTCGCCACGCCGGCACGACGCCGCTGGTCATTGTCAGCGGCCTTCGCCCCGATGGCGACGCACAACAGCGCCTGCTGCGTCATTTCGGCCGGGATTTCCGCTGCTACCTGCTACAGGAACAGGCCGAATGCGCCGCATCGCTGGAAGGAGGTGTGGACGGATACCTTTCCCGCCGCTCGGCCAATCATCGCAGCAAGCTGCGCCGCGCCTGCCGAAGAGCCAGGGAAAAGGGCATTGTCTTTGAACGTCATGCGCCCGCCACTCCAGACGAAGCCGCCCGCCTCTATGCGCGCATGCTGGCCGTGGAGGAACGCAGCTGGAAGGGGCTGGGACATTGCGGCATGAATGAGGCCCCGGCACGCCAGTTTTACGAGCTGCTCATACGGCGCCTGGCCGAGACGGGCGATGCCCGCGTCATTCTTGCCCGCCATGAGGACCACGACATAGGGTTCATCTTCGGCGGACTGGCCGGCACGGTCTATCGCGGCCAGCAGTTCAGCTATGATGCCCAATGGGCGCATGACTCCATCGGCAATGTGCTGCAACTGGAAGCCATTGCCTGGCTCTGCGAAGAAGGCATCCTGCGCTATGACATGGGGCCGCTCACCGGGGAGCGCATGGGCTACAAGGCCCACTGGACAGAACTGGTGCTGCCTTCCCGCGCTGTGCTGCTGCGCCAGCGCTAG
- a CDS encoding carbon starvation protein A — protein MNALYLLLGGLALLGLGYVVYGSWLEKVWGIDGRRPTPAHEFKDGVDYMPARAPVVLGHHFSSIAGAGPINGPIQAAIFGWLPCFVWIIIGGIFIGAVHDFGSLFASLRNKGRSIGTIIAGSIGLRAKRLFTIFSFLTLILVVAAFSSIVAGTFNGFVTTADGHTVTNAVNGTTATISLLFIVLAIIFGILVYRMEMPLGIASLLGVAGIAGIIFLGLKFPIYASYTTWMYVMGVYILVASVTPVWILLQPRDYLSSFLLYAMILASVVGIVAARPTIELPAFTAFEVNGQYLFPALFITIACGAISGFHSLVASGTTSKQLDNERDAKPVGYGAMLIECALGIISLIAVGYIYTRNGNSFSGQTPTQVLADGVSQMLAFAGLDSEGSRNATYSLLILAVSTFCLTSLDTATRLGRYMFQELWLLPGQSPRDVRGLRAVLTNKYVATVVTVGLGLALGFGGYAAIWPLFGAANQLLAALALLAVACWLHDLSLKNRMFMLPMAFMLVVTLTSLVMSVIEQGGKLLDGSGGMVAALQLIIALLLLALSLVLVKEGWQSLRSRRKAAAPQSC, from the coding sequence ATGAACGCGCTGTATCTTCTTTTGGGCGGGCTGGCCCTGCTGGGCCTCGGATATGTTGTTTACGGCTCCTGGCTGGAAAAAGTCTGGGGCATTGATGGCCGGCGGCCCACCCCGGCCCATGAGTTCAAGGATGGCGTGGACTACATGCCCGCCCGTGCCCCGGTTGTGCTGGGGCATCATTTTTCGTCCATTGCCGGCGCCGGTCCCATCAACGGCCCCATACAGGCGGCCATTTTCGGCTGGCTGCCCTGCTTTGTCTGGATCATCATCGGCGGCATCTTCATCGGAGCAGTTCACGACTTCGGCTCGCTCTTTGCCTCCCTGCGCAACAAGGGGCGCTCCATCGGCACCATCATTGCCGGCAGCATCGGCCTGCGGGCCAAGCGCCTGTTCACCATCTTTTCCTTCCTGACCCTCATTCTGGTGGTAGCGGCCTTCAGCTCCATTGTGGCCGGCACCTTCAACGGCTTTGTCACCACGGCGGACGGCCATACGGTAACCAATGCCGTCAACGGCACCACGGCCACCATTTCCCTGCTTTTCATCGTGCTGGCCATCATTTTCGGCATTCTGGTCTACCGCATGGAAATGCCCCTGGGCATAGCCAGCCTGCTCGGCGTGGCAGGCATTGCCGGCATCATCTTTCTGGGCCTGAAATTCCCCATCTACGCCAGCTATACCACGTGGATGTACGTCATGGGGGTCTACATTCTGGTGGCCTCGGTGACTCCGGTCTGGATTCTGCTCCAGCCCCGCGATTACCTGAGTTCTTTTCTGCTCTATGCCATGATTCTGGCCTCCGTGGTGGGCATTGTGGCGGCCCGCCCCACCATCGAGCTGCCGGCCTTTACGGCATTTGAGGTCAACGGCCAGTATCTTTTCCCGGCGCTCTTCATCACCATTGCCTGCGGGGCCATTTCCGGTTTTCATTCCCTCGTGGCCTCCGGCACCACCTCCAAACAGCTGGACAATGAACGTGACGCCAAGCCCGTGGGCTACGGTGCCATGCTCATCGAATGCGCACTGGGCATCATTTCCCTCATTGCCGTGGGCTATATCTATACCCGCAACGGCAACAGCTTCAGCGGCCAGACACCCACCCAGGTGCTGGCCGACGGCGTGTCACAGATGCTGGCCTTTGCCGGGCTGGACAGCGAAGGCAGCCGAAACGCCACCTACAGTCTGCTGATTCTGGCCGTGTCCACCTTCTGCCTCACCTCGCTGGACACCGCCACCCGCCTGGGGCGCTACATGTTTCAGGAACTCTGGCTCCTGCCCGGGCAGTCCCCCCGGGATGTCCGCGGCCTGCGCGCCGTGCTGACCAATAAGTATGTGGCCACCGTGGTCACCGTGGGCCTGGGGCTGGCCCTGGGCTTCGGCGGCTATGCGGCCATCTGGCCCCTGTTCGGCGCGGCCAATCAGCTGCTGGCTGCCCTGGCCCTGCTGGCCGTGGCCTGCTGGCTGCACGATCTTTCCCTCAAAAACCGCATGTTCATGCTGCCCATGGCCTTCATGCTGGTGGTGACTCTCACCTCGCTGGTCATGAGCGTGATCGAACAGGGCGGCAAGCTGCTTGACGGCAGCGGCGGCATGGTGGCGGCCCTGCAGCTGATCATTGCCCTGCTTCTGCTGGCATTGTCGCTGGTGCTGGTCAAGGAAGGCTGGCAGAGCCTGCGCAGCCGTCGGAAGGCAGCAGCCCCCCAGAGCTGCTAG
- a CDS encoding WYL domain-containing protein produces the protein MNRQEKSPPGTESPRILRLLHIIQELRNTPAQSLEQLLRTLGISRSQFYKDREALAALGFRFDYRKCSGFQIVEDRLTPLTDLSLSDRVTLLFALEHLSACGDGLLAAKAVEVGRKLVGGLPSPFREQLLQCFDTEVTEKAYGILPKVYTALTRAIAEGRRLKMLYCRSADWTERWRTVDPRRIYMRQRTLYLYARTVDDVPPAWKVFRLSRIRDIKPTGLCLPPSTREDDGFQERMKHAFMTFLGEEAHHVRVRFSRHVAPYIREKHWHDSQQLEETPDGGIILSLDVAEPMEVIRWSRQFGKDATVLEGEEDER, from the coding sequence ATGAACAGGCAGGAAAAGTCCCCCCCCGGCACGGAATCGCCCCGTATCCTGCGACTTTTGCATATTATTCAGGAGCTTCGCAATACTCCTGCCCAGTCTCTGGAACAGCTTCTGCGAACGCTGGGCATCTCGCGCAGTCAGTTCTACAAGGACAGGGAGGCCCTTGCGGCCCTGGGGTTTCGCTTTGACTATCGCAAATGCAGTGGCTTTCAGATTGTGGAAGACCGCCTGACCCCCCTGACGGACCTCAGCCTTTCAGACCGCGTTACCCTGCTGTTTGCGCTGGAACATCTCAGCGCCTGCGGCGATGGCCTGCTGGCGGCCAAAGCCGTGGAAGTAGGCCGCAAGCTTGTGGGGGGCCTGCCCTCCCCGTTCCGTGAGCAGCTGCTCCAGTGCTTTGATACGGAAGTGACGGAAAAGGCCTACGGCATCCTGCCGAAAGTCTATACCGCGCTCACCCGTGCCATCGCCGAAGGACGACGCCTGAAGATGCTTTACTGCCGCAGTGCCGACTGGACGGAACGCTGGCGTACCGTGGACCCGCGCCGCATCTATATGCGCCAGCGCACCCTCTATCTCTATGCACGGACCGTTGACGATGTGCCGCCTGCCTGGAAGGTCTTCCGCCTGAGCCGCATACGGGACATCAAGCCCACGGGCCTGTGCCTGCCGCCCAGCACCCGGGAAGACGACGGTTTTCAGGAACGCATGAAGCATGCCTTCATGACTTTTCTGGGAGAGGAAGCGCACCATGTGCGCGTGCGTTTCAGCCGCCATGTGGCGCCCTACATCCGGGAAAAACACTGGCATGACAGTCAGCAGCTGGAAGAAACGCCAGATGGCGGCATCATCCTTTCGCTGGACGTGGCAGAACCCATGGAGGTCATCCGCTGGTCGCGCCAGTTCGGCAAGGATGCCACCGTTCTGGAAGGTGAGGAGGACGAACGCTGA
- a CDS encoding LysR family transcriptional regulator: MLEELNGDFLQWLRGFYYVAKTGSVRQAATLMHRNPSTISYQISSLERELNTQLFERSKKRMHITEDGRKLLEWTITTFEALQGMRADVGCHDGQLRGRVVMACPPAVATLLAAPLQRFIRENPQVDVHILHALSHEVLAAVDEARADIGLPGVTDVPESGSFETLFKARPMLVLRTGHGVSLPAVPTLRDLRNLPFISVAARDRNGHLALPPCGLDRAVDAAQLATVLSVNDHAALLHYARSGLGAAIVDEVCLRAWLGSSWEGLNIQPLDHLFPNVIYGLFLRQRTLPSPQAAALLRLVREHCIPSSAGPAAPPSDRQAHPHALLLPGCDATAPADGQSIPAAAASRPPSR, from the coding sequence ATGCTCGAAGAACTGAACGGCGACTTTCTCCAGTGGCTGCGCGGCTTCTACTACGTGGCCAAGACCGGCAGCGTGCGGCAGGCCGCGACACTCATGCACCGCAATCCCTCCACCATCAGCTACCAAATCAGCTCCCTTGAGCGGGAACTGAACACGCAGCTTTTCGAACGCAGCAAAAAGCGCATGCACATCACGGAAGATGGCAGGAAACTGCTGGAATGGACCATCACCACCTTTGAAGCCCTGCAGGGCATGCGGGCCGACGTAGGCTGCCATGACGGCCAGCTCCGGGGCAGGGTGGTCATGGCCTGTCCGCCTGCTGTCGCCACCCTGCTTGCCGCGCCGCTGCAGCGCTTCATCAGGGAAAATCCCCAGGTGGACGTGCATATCCTGCATGCCCTGTCCCACGAGGTGCTTGCGGCAGTGGACGAGGCCCGGGCCGATATCGGCCTGCCGGGCGTCACCGATGTTCCGGAAAGCGGCAGTTTTGAAACCCTGTTCAAGGCCCGGCCCATGCTGGTGCTGCGCACGGGGCACGGCGTTTCCCTGCCCGCCGTCCCCACGCTGCGGGACCTGCGCAACCTGCCCTTCATCAGCGTTGCCGCCAGAGACCGCAACGGGCATCTGGCCCTGCCGCCCTGCGGCCTGGATCGTGCCGTGGACGCGGCCCAGCTTGCCACCGTCCTGTCCGTCAATGACCATGCCGCCCTGCTGCACTACGCGCGCAGCGGCCTGGGCGCTGCCATCGTGGATGAAGTCTGTCTGCGCGCCTGGCTCGGTTCCTCCTGGGAGGGACTGAACATTCAGCCGCTGGACCACCTTTTTCCCAATGTCATCTACGGTCTTTTTCTGCGCCAGCGCACATTGCCCAGCCCCCAGGCAGCCGCCCTGCTGCGCCTTGTGCGCGAGCACTGCATCCCCTCGTCCGCCGGCCCGGCAGCGCCCCCGTCAGACCGGCAGGCACACCCGCATGCCCTGCTGCTTCCCGGATGTGACGCAACTGCCCCGGCGGACGGCCAGTCCATTCCGGCGGCAGCAGCGTCCCGTCCGCCTTCCCGCTGA